The sequence ATAATGTTCCTTCACGCCCCGGCGAATTTCGGCCCTCAAAGCCTCCAGGCGTTCCTTGGCCGCCTCATAATCGAAACGGGCCAACGAGCGCTTCAGCGCCAGTTTGCCCAGGCTGAACGTTTGGCTGACGCCGATTTCCTTAACCGCGTCCGCTGTTTCGGTTGTTCCCCGTTCGGCTCCCTCCAGAGAAAAACCGACTTCTGGATTATTGGCCGCGCCCGCGACCGCGGTGACGGCGCGCAACGCCTCCAGTTCACGCTCCGCGGCGCGCAGAATGAAATTTGATGAAACGGCCCTCTCGATGGCGGCCTCAAGCGTGAGCGTCAACGCGGTTTTTCCGGAAGTTTCAGCCCACGCTCCGACCGCCATCAATCCAGCCGTCCCCAAAACAATCATATTCCGGGAACACCCTCCCTTGTTCATATAAAGCACCGTCTCTCATGCTCGGCGTCTACCCAAGGTTTAGCAGGGAAAGACGGAAAAATCTAGAATCAAACCCTATGCCGGAGACTCCGATTTTTAACCCTGGGCGCTTCACTCAGGAATCAAAAGAAGCCTGGAACCGGGCCGCCCGAAATTATGATGAAAAAATCGCCCGGCGTTTCTTCGAACGCTTTGCCCTGGCCATGGCGGATTGGGCCCGCCTCAAGCCCGGCGAAAACATCTTGGACGTGGCCTGCGGCTCAGGGATCGTGAGCTTCGCGGCCGCGCAACAAATCGGCTCATCGGGTTCGATCCTAGGCATCGATCTCTCGAATGAAATGATTCAATTGGCCCAGGAGCGGGCCAAGGGCATGAATGTTCAACAAATTTCGTTTAAAGAAATGAACGCGGAATCCCTGCCCCTCCCCCCGAATTCCTTCGACGCCGCTTTATGCCAATTGGGATTGATGCTTTTTGCCGAACCCAAGAAAGCCCTGCTCGAAATTAAAAA comes from Elusimicrobiota bacterium and encodes:
- a CDS encoding methyltransferase domain-containing protein; its protein translation is MPETPIFNPGRFTQESKEAWNRAARNYDEKIARRFFERFALAMADWARLKPGENILDVACGSGIVSFAAAQQIGSSGSILGIDLSNEMIQLAQERAKGMNVQQISFKEMNAESLPLPPNSFDAALCQLGLMLFAEPKKALLEIKKVLKPQGRLLVSVQGTPDKMIFTSIVQKTMVKHAPWLKIPGAPTLYAFGPAGVLTNAFSEAGFANVEEKRLEGIFEFDSFEEYWTTLIAGAGKTKGMLESLPKDTQVVVEKDVRTLAATYQKNGRLALPYELVMAKGLKPA